One Equus asinus isolate D_3611 breed Donkey chromosome 26, EquAss-T2T_v2, whole genome shotgun sequence genomic window carries:
- the FAAP24 gene encoding Fanconi anemia core complex-associated protein 24 isoform X1, translating into MEGKPADGRGPVHVPFGHIVANEKWRGSQLAQEMQGKIKLVFEADLTPVDFYLSSRSCILYVTEADLVAGNGYRKRLVRVRNSSNLQGIVVVEKTQMSEQYFPAMQKFTVLDLGMVLLPVASQTEASCLLVQLVQEQAKEPSKNPFLRKKRPLISELSLLRTVQQIPGVGKTKAVLLLQKFPSIQQLSNASVPDLEPVVGPAVAQHVHGFFTQSS; encoded by the exons ATGGAAGGGAAGCCCGCTGATGGCAGAGGCCCCGTGCACGTGCCTTTTGGGCACATTGTGGCCAACGAGAAGTGGCGCGGGTCGCAGCTGGCGCAGGAGATGCAAG GGAAAATTAAACTCGTTTTTGAGGCTGACCTGACACCTGTAGATTTTTACTTGTCCAGCAGATCCTGCATTCTTTATGTCACGGAAGCTGACTTGGTGGCAGGAAACGGCTACAGAAAGAGGCTTGTTCGGGTTAGAAAT tccAGTAATCTTCAAGGGATTGTAGTAGTTGAAAAAACGCAGATGAGTGAACAGTATTTCCCCGCCATGCAGAAGTTCACTGTGCTGGATCTCGGGATGGTGTTGCTTCCAGTGGCCAGCCAGACCGAAGCATCCTGCCTCCTTGTCCAGTTA GTTCAAGAGCAAGCCAAAGAGCCCAGTAAGAACCCTTTTCTCAGGAAGAAGCGGCCTCTGATCTCAGAGTTGTCCCTCCTTCGAACTGTGCAACAGATCCCAGGAGTTGGGAAAACGAAAGCTGTCCTTCTGCTCCAGAAGTTCCCAAGTATCCAGCAGCTGAGTAACGCTTCCGTCCCAGACCTGGAGCCCGTGGTGGGGCCGGCGGTGGCACAGCACGTCCACGGCTTCTTCACGCAGTCCAGCTGA
- the FAAP24 gene encoding Fanconi anemia core complex-associated protein 24 isoform X2: protein MEGKPADGRGPVHVPFGHIVANEKWRGSQLAQEMQADPAFFMSRKLTWWQETATERGLFGLEINLQGIVVVEKTQMSEQYFPAMQKFTVLDLGMVLLPVASQTEASCLLVQLVQEQAKEPSKNPFLRKKRPLISELSLLRTVQQIPGVGKTKAVLLLQKFPSIQQLSNASVPDLEPVVGPAVAQHVHGFFTQSS from the exons ATGGAAGGGAAGCCCGCTGATGGCAGAGGCCCCGTGCACGTGCCTTTTGGGCACATTGTGGCCAACGAGAAGTGGCGCGGGTCGCAGCTGGCGCAGGAGATGCAAG CAGATCCTGCATTCTTTATGTCACGGAAGCTGACTTGGTGGCAGGAAACGGCTACAGAAAGAGGCTTGTTCGGGTTAGAAAT TAATCTTCAAGGGATTGTAGTAGTTGAAAAAACGCAGATGAGTGAACAGTATTTCCCCGCCATGCAGAAGTTCACTGTGCTGGATCTCGGGATGGTGTTGCTTCCAGTGGCCAGCCAGACCGAAGCATCCTGCCTCCTTGTCCAGTTA GTTCAAGAGCAAGCCAAAGAGCCCAGTAAGAACCCTTTTCTCAGGAAGAAGCGGCCTCTGATCTCAGAGTTGTCCCTCCTTCGAACTGTGCAACAGATCCCAGGAGTTGGGAAAACGAAAGCTGTCCTTCTGCTCCAGAAGTTCCCAAGTATCCAGCAGCTGAGTAACGCTTCCGTCCCAGACCTGGAGCCCGTGGTGGGGCCGGCGGTGGCACAGCACGTCCACGGCTTCTTCACGCAGTCCAGCTGA
- the FAAP24 gene encoding Fanconi anemia core complex-associated protein 24 isoform X3, with protein sequence MEGKPADGRGPVHVPFGHIVANEKWRGSQLAQEMQDPAFFMSRKLTWWQETATERGLFGLEINLQGIVVVEKTQMSEQYFPAMQKFTVLDLGMVLLPVASQTEASCLLVQLVQEQAKEPSKNPFLRKKRPLISELSLLRTVQQIPGVGKTKAVLLLQKFPSIQQLSNASVPDLEPVVGPAVAQHVHGFFTQSS encoded by the exons ATGGAAGGGAAGCCCGCTGATGGCAGAGGCCCCGTGCACGTGCCTTTTGGGCACATTGTGGCCAACGAGAAGTGGCGCGGGTCGCAGCTGGCGCAGGAGATGCAAG ATCCTGCATTCTTTATGTCACGGAAGCTGACTTGGTGGCAGGAAACGGCTACAGAAAGAGGCTTGTTCGGGTTAGAAAT TAATCTTCAAGGGATTGTAGTAGTTGAAAAAACGCAGATGAGTGAACAGTATTTCCCCGCCATGCAGAAGTTCACTGTGCTGGATCTCGGGATGGTGTTGCTTCCAGTGGCCAGCCAGACCGAAGCATCCTGCCTCCTTGTCCAGTTA GTTCAAGAGCAAGCCAAAGAGCCCAGTAAGAACCCTTTTCTCAGGAAGAAGCGGCCTCTGATCTCAGAGTTGTCCCTCCTTCGAACTGTGCAACAGATCCCAGGAGTTGGGAAAACGAAAGCTGTCCTTCTGCTCCAGAAGTTCCCAAGTATCCAGCAGCTGAGTAACGCTTCCGTCCCAGACCTGGAGCCCGTGGTGGGGCCGGCGGTGGCACAGCACGTCCACGGCTTCTTCACGCAGTCCAGCTGA
- the FAAP24 gene encoding Fanconi anemia core complex-associated protein 24 isoform X4: MSEQYFPAMQKFTVLDLGMVLLPVASQTEASCLLVQLVQEQAKEPSKNPFLRKKRPLISELSLLRTVQQIPGVGKTKAVLLLQKFPSIQQLSNASVPDLEPVVGPAVAQHVHGFFTQSS; encoded by the exons ATGAGTGAACAGTATTTCCCCGCCATGCAGAAGTTCACTGTGCTGGATCTCGGGATGGTGTTGCTTCCAGTGGCCAGCCAGACCGAAGCATCCTGCCTCCTTGTCCAGTTA GTTCAAGAGCAAGCCAAAGAGCCCAGTAAGAACCCTTTTCTCAGGAAGAAGCGGCCTCTGATCTCAGAGTTGTCCCTCCTTCGAACTGTGCAACAGATCCCAGGAGTTGGGAAAACGAAAGCTGTCCTTCTGCTCCAGAAGTTCCCAAGTATCCAGCAGCTGAGTAACGCTTCCGTCCCAGACCTGGAGCCCGTGGTGGGGCCGGCGGTGGCACAGCACGTCCACGGCTTCTTCACGCAGTCCAGCTGA